In the Mycoplasmoides gallisepticum genome, one interval contains:
- a CDS encoding FIVAR domain-containing protein → MKRKNILKFVSLLGIGSFVMLAAASCTSATTPTPNPTPTPTPTPNPEPNPMPNPGGGVGMSDGNTNPGNGGGMMGDNPNPGNTTPKQQLAAARKTLTDLLGTENTNVALYADYAKIQSTLSTAYMTAKTASENTSATLDNLRSASTTLQAAIDKAASAKNDFDSKNQPLVTAYNNLKTTLQSKTTSLEGLSENKYSSIKNHLSKLFDTGSAITAKTLDPTSGERPNLKKVNEANNSIKMDISPESLKNWKDNADKFNDFEKKPLSKTQLSTGTDSAHNQEQPANWSFAAYSVDLTSNSQNLPNWNFAQRKVWTSEGQEGGRTVLVSSPVSSTDVSWIYSLAGEGTKYTLSFEYYGPDTTFLYFPYKLVKQADSNSVALQYSLNKASPKLINFQPVRTEPANADSTTNETTTTGSSESRSSSEVLVADEAATSNNEMNPTPTVDSINIAKVTLTGLAFGQNTIEFSVPTDQTNKVAPMIGNMFISSNSESQEKIYNQIFGNTSNLSTDSRSVTVDLLKGYSLASGWSTYVGEFKRLTGANQTASDSQTSAPSYLVGFIAGSGQRTVNNVSNRIRNPNIAGQKRTLAIYVNAPSDGQYGISGSYISTNRTQRSLKFQTGSDDSNSVTINVTAKTAWTALETFDTSDTTNNVVSGNMAKRTLHLKQGLNKIVISGTNDTPYIGNLTFTLNNNPLSNTESETREST, encoded by the coding sequence GTGAAAAGAAAAAACATTTTAAAGTTTGTTAGTTTATTAGGTATTGGTTCGTTTGTAATGTTGGCAGCTGCAAGCTGTACTTCAGCAACTACACCAACTCCGAACCCAACACCAACACCAACACCAACTCCAAACCCTGAACCAAATCCAATGCCAAATCCTGGCGGTGGTGTAGGTATGTCTGATGGAAATACCAATCCAGGGAATGGTGGTGGCATGATGGGCGACAATCCTAATCCTGGGAACACCACACCAAAACAACAATTAGCAGCTGCTAGAAAAACGCTAACCGACCTACTTGGTACAGAAAATACCAACGTTGCTTTATATGCTGATTATGCCAAAATTCAAAGTACTTTAAGCACTGCTTATATGACAGCTAAAACTGCATCAGAAAATACAAGTGCAACTTTAGATAATTTAAGATCTGCATCAACTACACTACAAGCAGCTATTGATAAAGCTGCTAGTGCTAAGAATGATTTTGATAGTAAAAATCAACCTTTAGTAACTGCATATAATAATTTAAAAACTACACTACAATCTAAAACAACTAGCTTAGAAGGTTTATCTGAAAATAAATATAGTAGTATTAAAAATCACTTAAGTAAACTGTTTGATACAGGTAGTGCAATAACAGCTAAAACATTAGATCCTACTAGTGGTGAAAGACCTAATTTAAAGAAAGTGAACGAAGCTAACAATAGCATTAAAATGGATATTAGTCCTGAATCGTTGAAGAACTGAAAAGATAATGCAGATAAGTTTAACGATTTTGAGAAAAAACCGTTGTCTAAAACTCAATTATCTACAGGAACAGATTCAGCTCATAATCAAGAACAACCAGCAAATTGAAGTTTTGCAGCTTATAGTGTTGATCTAACTAGTAATTCGCAAAATCTACCTAACTGAAATTTTGCTCAAAGAAAGGTTTGAACTAGTGAAGGTCAAGAAGGTGGAAGAACAGTTCTAGTTTCTTCCCCTGTTTCTTCAACTGACGTGTCTTGGATTTATAGTTTAGCTGGAGAAGGAACTAAATATACCCTAAGTTTTGAGTATTATGGTCCTGATACTACATTCTTATATTTCCCTTATAAGTTAGTTAAACAAGCTGATTCAAATTCAGTAGCGCTTCAATACAGTCTAAATAAAGCTAGCCCAAAATTAATTAATTTTCAACCAGTTAGAACAGAACCTGCAAATGCTGATTCAACTACTAATGAAACTACAACTACAGGTAGCAGTGAAAGTAGATCATCTTCTGAAGTTTTAGTTGCTGATGAAGCTGCAACTTCTAATAATGAAATGAATCCTACTCCAACAGTGGATAGTATTAATATAGCTAAAGTGACTTTAACAGGTTTAGCATTTGGACAAAACACTATTGAGTTTAGCGTTCCAACAGATCAAACTAATAAAGTAGCTCCGATGATTGGCAATATGTTTATTAGCTCAAATTCTGAAAGTCAAGAAAAGATTTATAATCAAATCTTTGGCAATACAAGTAATTTAAGCACTGACTCTAGATCTGTAACCGTTGATTTATTAAAAGGGTATAGTCTTGCTTCTGGTTGATCAACATATGTTGGAGAATTTAAACGACTAACTGGAGCAAATCAAACAGCTTCAGATTCACAAACAAGTGCCCCAAGTTATTTAGTTGGATTTATTGCAGGATCTGGACAAAGAACTGTTAATAATGTTAGTAATAGAATTAGAAACCCGAATATAGCAGGACAAAAAAGAACCCTTGCAATATATGTAAATGCACCATCTGACGGTCAGTATGGAATTAGTGGTTCATATATTTCAACAAATAGAACACAAAGATCATTAAAATTCCAAACAGGGAGTGATGATTCTAATTCTGTAACAATTAATGTAACAGCAAAAACTGCTTGAACTGCATTAGAAACATTTGATACAAGTGATACGACTAACAATGTTGTATCAGGCAATATGGCCAAAAGAACATTACACCTTAAACAAGGTCTTAATAAGATAGTTATTAGTGGAACTAATGATACTCCTTATATTGGTAATTTAACATTCACTTTAAATAATAACCCGTTAAGTAATACTGAAAGTGAGACTCGTGAATCAACATAA
- a CDS encoding FIVAR domain-containing protein translates to MKRKNILKFVSLLGIGSFVMLAAASCTQASTPTPTPTPTPTPTPTPTPTPNPEPKPNPGGGDTNNPPSGGMNGVDTNPGGGQGMMNATNQELVNAKKALSDLIGGESKTVELYADYAKIKADLTSAYAVAKTTSDSSTSTLDQVKTATSTLQTAINTAASDKEKFDQQNSQLLMAYKVLKDTLNKKEAIVMSLNQEKYSAILSEINAASSTAEEIVKQTLNPVNGNLPVVATLNAENTKILEAIKEEKINSEKSNADLFANYQLYKLDRTKLMSEGSNNTKQPGNYSFVAYASDIASPNWNFAQRTVWTADSRTWTSPLPNNSQNSAPLTDVSWIYTLSGTGAKYTLTFDYYGPQTGYLYFPYKLAKTSDKVGLQYKLNQADSVAIQFSEAAATASAPAETDGRQESAETTTANEKVNPMPSVNTINVAKVTLSNLKFGSNTIEFSVPMDQDNMNKVAPMIGNIYITSSNDEANKKQIYDSIFGNTSSQTASQTSVSVDLLKGYSLATSWSTYIRQFTGLTGNGVQTSDLVYLIGLIGGSQNRTVASGPMNIKNIPNMNGATRTFTIYANAPVNGNYHISGAYLQGANQARSLKFSTGTSGSNNEVTVTGLKQKNWTTLGHFDTKMTSTTVSGTGTPMKRTLTLNQGLNKIVVSGVNNGDTPFIGNLTFTLESNQTISEQVEPSSATAEKNI, encoded by the coding sequence GTGAAAAGAAAAAACATTTTAAAGTTTGTTAGTTTATTAGGTATTGGTTCGTTTGTAATGTTAGCAGCTGCTAGCTGTACTCAAGCTAGCACTCCAACTCCAACTCCAACTCCAACTCCAACTCCAACTCCAACTCCTACCCCAACACCTAACCCTGAACCAAAGCCAAATCCTGGTGGTGGTGACACGAATAATCCTCCTAGTGGTGGTATGAATGGCGTAGATACTAATCCAGGTGGTGGACAAGGCATGATGAATGCTACTAACCAGGAATTAGTGAATGCTAAAAAAGCTTTAAGTGATTTAATTGGTGGAGAATCTAAGACTGTTGAATTATATGCAGACTATGCAAAAATTAAAGCTGACTTGACTTCTGCGTACGCAGTTGCTAAAACGACTTCAGATAGTTCAACATCAACTTTAGATCAAGTTAAAACAGCAACATCAACGTTACAAACTGCTATTAATACTGCTGCTAGTGACAAAGAAAAATTTGATCAACAAAATAGCCAATTATTAATGGCATACAAAGTTTTAAAAGACACTCTTAATAAAAAAGAAGCTATAGTAATGTCATTAAATCAAGAAAAATATAGCGCAATTTTGAGTGAAATTAATGCAGCTTCTTCAACAGCTGAAGAAATCGTTAAACAAACATTGAATCCAGTGAATGGTAATCTTCCAGTTGTAGCTACACTTAATGCTGAAAACACCAAAATCCTAGAAGCAATAAAAGAAGAAAAAATTAATTCAGAAAAAAGTAATGCTGATCTGTTTGCAAATTATCAATTGTATAAATTGGATAGAACTAAATTAATGAGTGAAGGTTCTAATAATACGAAACAACCAGGAAATTATAGCTTTGTAGCTTATGCTAGTGACATAGCAAGTCCAAACTGAAATTTTGCACAAAGAACAGTTTGAACAGCAGATAGTAGAACTTGAACCAGCCCTTTACCTAATAATTCACAAAACTCTGCTCCTTTAACAGATGTGTCATGAATCTACACTTTAAGCGGGACAGGAGCTAAATATACACTAACATTTGATTATTATGGCCCACAAACTGGTTATTTATACTTTCCTTATAAGTTGGCTAAAACCAGTGATAAAGTCGGGCTTCAATATAAATTAAATCAAGCAGATTCTGTAGCGATTCAGTTTAGTGAAGCGGCTGCTACTGCTTCAGCTCCAGCTGAAACAGATGGTAGACAAGAATCAGCTGAAACTACAACTGCTAATGAGAAAGTTAACCCAATGCCATCAGTTAATACTATTAATGTTGCTAAAGTGACTTTATCTAATTTAAAGTTTGGTTCTAACACAATTGAATTTAGTGTTCCAATGGATCAAGACAATATGAATAAAGTTGCGCCAATGATTGGTAATATCTATATTACTTCATCTAATGATGAAGCAAATAAAAAGCAAATTTACGATAGTATTTTTGGAAACACTTCATCACAAACTGCTAGCCAAACATCTGTTAGTGTTGATCTATTAAAAGGATATAGTCTTGCAACTAGTTGAAGCACATATATTCGTCAATTTACTGGTTTAACAGGTAATGGTGTACAAACCTCTGACCTTGTTTATTTAATTGGTTTGATTGGTGGTAGCCAGAATCGTACAGTTGCAAGCGGTCCAATGAATATTAAAAATATTCCTAATATGAATGGCGCTACAAGAACATTCACAATATATGCAAATGCACCAGTAAACGGGAACTATCACATAAGTGGTGCATATTTACAAGGAGCGAATCAAGCAAGAAGTCTAAAATTCTCAACCGGTACAAGTGGCAGTAATAATGAAGTTACAGTCACTGGTTTAAAACAAAAAAATTGAACCACATTAGGTCACTTTGATACTAAGATGACTAGCACTACTGTTTCAGGAACAGGTACACCAATGAAAAGAACTCTAACCTTAAATCAAGGTTTAAACAAGATTGTTGTATCAGGAGTAAACAATGGCGATACACCATTTATAGGTAATCTAACATTTACTTTAGAAAGCAATCAAACGATTAGTGAACAAGTTGAGCCTAGTTCTGCTACTGCAGAAAAGAATATATAA
- a CDS encoding FIVAR domain-containing protein codes for MKRKNILKFVSLLGIGSFVMLAAASCTTPVNPTPNPTPTPNPEPNPTPNPEPKPNPPSGGMNGRDTNPGNGGGTDNAAQQLAAAKTALTTLLNTKSEKVGLYSDYAKIKDQLVKAYTAAKEISDKSDATLQEVNNAKTTLETAINVAATSKQTFDSQHASLVTAYKELKTAISNEETTLAAYTQEQFSGIKMHLTALYNAGKALTNKTLETVEGVVLDTQAVVNANTKLREATKEDVLTQQKQNATMLADSFVKQVINKTDIVSTTNMAPQPGNYSFVGYTVDVPGGTGNQNNTPNWNFAKRIVWTNTNNKNRPLANQSENSVPLTDVSWIYSLTGAGAKYTLTFNYYGSKTGYLYFPYKLVKASDEVELQYKLNDADPKAIEFKKSSATQAPAGESETLSSPDQRQPAGSTPSNPERRAAESSADSNPRNQENSQSNQSAPETSAMNETPTVSDINVAKVTLTDLKFGKNKIEFSIPTGVSNKVAPMIGNMYLTSSNTEANRDKIYDDLFGNTSVQQENQTAVTVDLLKGYSLATSFREYIRQFTNLKTSGDMMGTSPTVYLVGLIGGSQRRTDDSGITNIQNSPNVDNDARTFTIYVNAPREGDYSIRGSYLTNAQRNLKFSTNSGATNNMMNDLTITVNAQTDWNTLGTFDTANNTNITNGTTTNADGQNMQNTNRTLHLNKGLNKVVISGTNNNDTPYIGNLTFSLHANTTTPNSNTAETSGSPSSNGVQVAA; via the coding sequence GTGAAAAGAAAAAACATTTTAAAGTTTGTTAGTTTATTAGGTATTGGTTCGTTTGTAATGTTGGCAGCTGCAAGCTGTACTACACCGGTCAACCCAACACCTAACCCAACACCAACTCCAAATCCTGAACCAAATCCAACTCCAAATCCTGAACCAAAGCCAAATCCTCCTAGTGGTGGCATGAATGGCAGAGATACTAATCCAGGGAATGGCGGAGGAACGGACAATGCTGCTCAACAATTAGCAGCTGCTAAAACAGCTTTAACCACTTTATTGAATACCAAAAGTGAAAAAGTTGGTTTGTACTCTGACTATGCAAAAATCAAAGACCAATTAGTAAAAGCTTACACTGCAGCTAAAGAAATTTCAGATAAATCTGATGCAACTTTACAAGAAGTAAATAATGCTAAAACAACATTAGAAACTGCAATTAATGTAGCAGCTACTAGTAAACAAACTTTTGACTCACAACATGCTTCATTAGTAACAGCATACAAAGAGCTTAAGACAGCTATAAGTAATGAAGAAACAACTCTAGCTGCTTATACGCAAGAACAGTTTTCCGGAATCAAAATGCACTTAACTGCATTATATAATGCAGGCAAAGCACTTACTAATAAAACCTTAGAAACGGTTGAAGGGGTTGTGCTTGATACTCAAGCAGTAGTTAATGCTAATACAAAACTTAGAGAAGCAACTAAAGAAGATGTATTAACACAACAAAAGCAAAATGCTACTATGCTAGCTGATAGTTTTGTTAAACAAGTAATTAATAAAACAGATATTGTCAGTACAACTAATATGGCTCCTCAACCAGGAAACTATAGTTTTGTAGGTTATACTGTCGATGTACCTGGTGGAACTGGTAACCAAAATAATACTCCTAATTGAAACTTCGCTAAAAGAATAGTATGAACTAATACAAATAATAAGAACCGCCCTCTTGCTAATCAATCTGAAAATTCAGTTCCTTTAACAGATGTATCATGAATCTATAGTTTAACAGGAGCAGGTGCTAAGTATACTTTAACATTCAATTATTATGGTTCTAAAACTGGTTATCTTTACTTTCCTTATAAGTTAGTTAAAGCTAGTGATGAAGTAGAACTTCAATATAAATTAAACGATGCTGATCCCAAAGCGATAGAATTCAAGAAGAGTTCAGCAACTCAAGCACCTGCGGGTGAATCAGAAACTTTAAGTTCACCAGATCAAAGACAACCAGCAGGATCTACTCCATCGAATCCAGAGAGAAGAGCAGCAGAAAGTTCTGCTGATTCTAATCCAAGAAACCAAGAAAATTCTCAGTCTAATCAAAGCGCACCTGAAACTAGTGCAATGAACGAAACTCCAACAGTTAGTGATATTAATGTAGCTAAAGTTACCTTAACAGATTTAAAATTTGGTAAAAACAAAATCGAATTTAGTATTCCAACAGGCGTTTCTAATAAAGTTGCTCCAATGATTGGAAATATGTATCTAACTTCTTCTAATACTGAAGCTAATAGAGATAAAATCTACGATGATCTATTTGGAAACACATCAGTTCAACAAGAGAATCAAACAGCTGTAACAGTTGATCTATTAAAAGGTTATAGTTTAGCAACTAGTTTTCGAGAATACATCCGTCAGTTTACAAACTTAAAAACTAGTGGTGATATGATGGGAACTTCTCCTACTGTTTATCTAGTTGGATTAATTGGTGGTAGTCAAAGACGTACAGATGATTCTGGAATTACGAATATACAAAACTCTCCTAATGTAGATAATGATGCTAGAACATTCACAATCTATGTGAATGCACCAAGAGAAGGTGATTATTCTATTAGAGGGTCGTATCTTACAAATGCACAACGAAATTTAAAATTCTCAACAAATAGTGGAGCAACAAATAATATGATGAATGATTTGACAATAACTGTCAATGCACAAACTGATTGAAATACACTAGGAACTTTTGATACTGCTAATAATACAAATATTACGAATGGCACTACTACAAACGCTGATGGACAAAATATGCAAAATACTAATAGAACCTTACACTTAAATAAAGGTTTAAATAAAGTTGTCATTAGCGGGACTAATAATAATGATACTCCTTATATTGGCAATTTAACATTTAGTTTACATGCCAATACAACAACTCCTAATTCTAATACAGCAGAAACTAGTGGTAGTCCTTCATCTAATGGTGTTCAAGTTGCTGCTTAA